In Streptosporangium album, the following are encoded in one genomic region:
- a CDS encoding chitosanase, producing MPISSDPRPGHRSLRLLLVPVMAAAPALVILAGPGRAAEPVPSSAVSSQATVSAAGADLTDPRKKDIAMQLVSSAENSSLNWKAQYKYIEDIDDGRGYTAGIIGFCSGTGDMLDLVELYARRKPGNVLATYLPALRKVDGTDSHKGLDPNYTRDWATAAKDTVFQQAQNDERDRVYFNPAVAQAKKDGLRALGQFVYYDAIVMHGDGDDPQSFGSIRKNALKKAKPPAQGGDETKYLNAFLDARKVAMRAEEAHEDTSRVDTAQRVFLNKGNLDLNTPLSWKVYGDPYRIG from the coding sequence GTGCCCATCTCGTCAGATCCGCGCCCCGGCCACCGGTCCCTGCGGCTCCTCCTCGTCCCGGTCATGGCCGCCGCCCCTGCCCTGGTCATCCTGGCGGGTCCCGGGCGCGCCGCCGAGCCCGTCCCGTCCTCCGCCGTGTCCTCGCAGGCGACGGTCTCCGCCGCCGGGGCCGACCTCACCGATCCGCGCAAGAAGGACATCGCGATGCAGCTCGTCTCCAGCGCGGAGAACTCCTCCCTCAACTGGAAGGCGCAGTACAAGTACATCGAGGACATCGACGACGGGCGCGGCTACACCGCCGGGATCATCGGCTTCTGCTCCGGCACCGGCGACATGCTCGATCTCGTCGAGCTCTACGCCCGGCGCAAGCCCGGAAACGTGCTCGCCACCTACCTGCCCGCTCTCCGCAAGGTCGACGGCACCGACTCCCACAAGGGTCTGGACCCGAACTACACCAGGGACTGGGCCACCGCCGCCAAGGACACGGTCTTCCAGCAGGCGCAGAACGACGAGCGGGACCGGGTCTACTTCAACCCCGCGGTCGCGCAGGCCAAGAAGGACGGCCTGCGCGCCCTGGGCCAGTTCGTCTACTACGACGCCATCGTCATGCACGGCGACGGGGACGATCCGCAGAGCTTCGGCTCGATCCGAAAGAACGCCCTGAAGAAGGCCAAGCCGCCCGCGCAGGGCGGTGACGAGACGAAGTACCTGAACGCCTTCCTCGACGCCCGCAAGGTCGCCATGAGGGCCGAGGAGGCGCACGAGGACACCAGCCGGGTCGACACCGCCCAGCGGGTCTTCCTCAACAAGGGGAATCTCGACCTGAACACCCCGCTGTCCTGGAAGGTCTACGGCGACCCCTACCGGATCGGCTGA
- a CDS encoding DNA alkylation repair protein: MSLDVLHKAVLIALTEAADPGKAPMMRAYMKSDMPFLGVQAGPRRTALKRVFTEHPIDSAPEWCAAALSLWRDAEYREERYAAIELTGFRPYRGFQTLSALPMYEEMIVTGAWWDYVDELAVHRVGGLLAAFPDTMRPLMLEWARDGDLWKRRTAILCQNRFKTATDTGLLYACIEPSLSDNDFFARKAIGWALREYAKTDPRAVRRYVDHVGISGLSRREALKNLAAG, from the coding sequence GTGAGCTTGGACGTACTGCACAAGGCTGTGTTGATCGCACTCACCGAGGCGGCGGATCCCGGGAAGGCCCCCATGATGCGGGCCTACATGAAGTCGGACATGCCGTTCCTCGGGGTCCAGGCCGGGCCTCGCCGTACGGCGCTGAAGAGGGTCTTCACCGAGCACCCGATCGACAGCGCGCCCGAGTGGTGCGCGGCGGCGCTCTCCCTTTGGCGGGACGCCGAATACCGCGAGGAGCGCTACGCCGCGATCGAGCTGACCGGCTTCCGGCCCTACCGGGGATTCCAGACGCTCTCCGCCCTCCCGATGTACGAGGAGATGATCGTCACCGGGGCCTGGTGGGACTATGTCGACGAGCTCGCCGTCCATCGCGTCGGCGGCCTTCTGGCGGCCTTCCCCGACACCATGCGTCCGCTCATGCTGGAGTGGGCCCGCGACGGCGACCTGTGGAAGCGCCGCACGGCCATCCTCTGCCAGAACAGGTTCAAGACCGCCACCGACACCGGTCTGCTCTACGCCTGCATCGAGCCGAGCCTGTCCGACAACGACTTCTTCGCGCGCAAGGCGATCGGCTGGGCCCTGCGCGAATACGCCAAGACCGACCCCCGGGCCGTCCGCCGCTACGTCGACCATGTCGGCATCAGCGGCCTCAGCCGGCGCGAGGCCCTGAAGAACCTCGCGGCCGGCTGA
- a CDS encoding TetR/AcrR family transcriptional regulator: MNTRKNSGGATTTPVKRQVTKRAASSGSASERRDHLVKLAAELFARKGFQATTVREIAEEAGILSGSLYHHFDSKESIVDEVLTTFLDDLVGRYRVALEQEGEPRAILSEMVRIGFGTLEPHRAAITVMQNDWNYLRSLPGGRFDYLVKAEDEVERMWVEQIKLGQAVGQFRADVDPKLTYRMIRDTIWVAVRWFRPGGRLNTTGLAEHYITVLFDGLATGERSSQRA, encoded by the coding sequence GTGAACACGCGAAAGAACTCCGGCGGCGCGACCACCACCCCGGTCAAGCGCCAGGTGACGAAGCGCGCGGCCTCATCCGGCTCCGCCTCCGAGCGCCGCGACCATCTCGTCAAGCTCGCCGCCGAGCTTTTCGCCCGCAAGGGCTTCCAGGCGACCACCGTCCGCGAGATCGCGGAAGAGGCGGGCATCCTGTCCGGGAGCCTCTACCACCACTTCGACTCCAAGGAGTCGATCGTCGACGAGGTGCTGACCACGTTCCTCGACGACCTCGTCGGCCGCTACCGCGTCGCGCTGGAGCAGGAGGGCGAGCCCCGGGCCATCCTCTCAGAGATGGTGCGCATCGGGTTCGGCACCCTCGAACCGCACCGCGCGGCGATCACCGTCATGCAGAACGACTGGAACTACCTGCGCTCCCTGCCCGGCGGCCGCTTCGACTACCTGGTCAAGGCCGAGGACGAGGTCGAGCGCATGTGGGTCGAGCAGATCAAGCTCGGCCAGGCCGTGGGCCAGTTCCGCGCCGACGTGGATCCCAAGCTCACCTACCGTATGATCCGCGACACCATCTGGGTCGCGGTCCGCTGGTTCCGTCCGGGCGGCCGCCTCAACACCACCGGCCTCGCCGAGCACTACATCACGGTCCTGTTCGACGGCCTGGCGACCGGGGAGCGGAGCAGTCAGAGAGCGTGA
- a CDS encoding sensor histidine kinase, with the protein MRRKAVVAKDVLLWAVLCLPLLWGALTSFLADGYTWWEVGAGAAAIGVAVTLGRSRPLPAMLVTAALWLLAVVIGKATAFFPAMAAMSYLAGVRTVRARPAASALGATAAAAVVAVPVLRWDAGSWFVAVTGIVLFEVVPWLAGRARHQHLELVRAGWERAEHLEREQRILTEQVRLRERARIAGDMHDLLGHELSLVALRIGGLEVAPGLDERYREAAGEARSAVTAASDRLREIVEVLRDDSDPEPDRRDVAELVGRARAAGMRVELHGGEDDVRLPPMAERALRRVVQEGLTNAAKHAPGVPVVIRLDRSAGETVVTVSNGAPPAAPAGGHDPAPARPPAGGYGLAGLTERVRLCGGSLHAARQDGGFELEATLPHTPGPVRQAPLLSPSAVHLREARRRVRRTRVTAIAAALVAGAGATAAVLGFMTYDAVTSVLSPADFGRLRVGQSEPAVGAVLPARTRIDGPAAGEPPVPAGAGCRYYGTRPDPFDALSRELYRLCFADGRLASKDFLPADRVP; encoded by the coding sequence ATGAGGCGGAAGGCGGTAGTGGCCAAGGACGTCCTGCTGTGGGCGGTCCTGTGCCTGCCCCTGCTCTGGGGCGCCCTCACCTCCTTCCTCGCCGACGGATACACCTGGTGGGAGGTGGGCGCGGGGGCGGCCGCCATCGGAGTGGCGGTGACACTCGGCCGGTCCCGTCCGCTGCCGGCGATGCTCGTCACCGCGGCGCTGTGGCTGCTCGCGGTCGTCATCGGCAAGGCGACGGCGTTCTTCCCGGCGATGGCGGCCATGAGCTACCTGGCGGGGGTCCGGACGGTGCGGGCCCGGCCCGCGGCGTCCGCGCTGGGCGCGACCGCCGCCGCGGCCGTGGTCGCCGTTCCGGTGCTGCGCTGGGACGCCGGGAGCTGGTTCGTCGCGGTCACCGGGATCGTGCTGTTCGAGGTCGTCCCCTGGCTGGCCGGACGTGCCCGGCATCAGCACCTGGAGCTGGTCCGTGCGGGCTGGGAGCGCGCCGAGCACCTGGAGCGCGAGCAGCGCATCCTCACCGAGCAGGTCCGGCTGCGGGAACGGGCCCGTATCGCGGGGGACATGCACGACCTGCTCGGCCACGAGCTGAGCCTGGTCGCGCTCCGGATCGGCGGACTGGAGGTGGCCCCCGGTCTCGACGAGCGCTACCGCGAGGCCGCCGGCGAGGCCCGCTCGGCGGTCACCGCCGCGTCCGACCGCCTCCGGGAGATCGTCGAGGTGCTCCGGGACGACTCCGATCCCGAGCCGGACCGGCGAGACGTAGCGGAGCTGGTGGGACGGGCCCGGGCCGCCGGAATGCGGGTCGAGCTGCACGGCGGGGAGGACGACGTACGGCTTCCGCCGATGGCGGAGCGGGCGCTCAGGCGGGTGGTGCAGGAAGGGCTGACCAATGCCGCGAAGCACGCGCCGGGCGTCCCGGTGGTGATCCGGCTCGACCGTTCGGCGGGCGAGACCGTGGTGACCGTGTCCAACGGCGCGCCGCCCGCCGCGCCGGCGGGCGGCCACGATCCGGCACCCGCCCGTCCTCCGGCCGGAGGGTACGGCCTGGCCGGGCTGACCGAGCGGGTACGCCTGTGCGGCGGGTCCCTCCACGCGGCGCGTCAGGACGGGGGATTCGAACTGGAGGCCACGCTGCCCCATACCCCGGGCCCCGTCAGGCAGGCCCCGCTGCTGTCCCCGTCCGCCGTCCACCTGCGGGAGGCACGGCGGCGGGTGCGCCGTACGCGCGTGACCGCGATCGCCGCGGCCCTGGTCGCCGGTGCGGGGGCGACGGCGGCCGTACTCGGCTTCATGACGTACGACGCCGTCACCTCCGTCCTGTCGCCGGCCGACTTCGGGCGGCTGCGGGTGGGCCAGTCGGAGCCCGCGGTCGGGGCGGTGCTGCCGGCCAGGACCCGGATCGACGGACCGGCGGCGGGAGAGCCTCCGGTGCCCGCCGGGGCCGGATGCCGTTACTACGGCACGCGCCCGGACCCCTTCGACGCGCTGAGCCGTGAGCTGTACCGGCTGTGCTTCGCGGACGGCCGGTTGGCGAGCAAGGATTTCCTGCCGGCGGACCGGGTTCCGTAG
- a CDS encoding response regulator — MVRVVLADDEAVVRAGVRMILSADPEIEVVAEAADGRVLVELVRAHRPDVALVDIRMPELDGLAAVPELRRVAPGTAVLIMTTFGADAHIARALGDGAAGFLLKTGDPREFLLGVRAVADGAAYLSPRVASRVIDELTGDRLGRRTVALDRIGVLTKREREVLGLVGAGLSNAEIARRLHLVEGSVKTYVSTILGRLGVRNRVQAAVLAHEAGLAVRP; from the coding sequence GTGGTCCGTGTCGTACTGGCCGATGACGAGGCCGTGGTCCGTGCGGGGGTGCGGATGATCCTGTCGGCCGACCCGGAGATCGAGGTGGTGGCCGAGGCCGCGGACGGACGGGTCCTGGTCGAGCTGGTCCGTGCGCACCGGCCGGACGTCGCGCTGGTCGACATCCGGATGCCGGAGCTCGACGGGCTGGCCGCGGTTCCCGAGCTCCGCCGCGTCGCCCCCGGCACCGCGGTGCTGATCATGACCACCTTCGGCGCGGACGCCCACATCGCCCGGGCGCTCGGCGACGGCGCCGCCGGGTTCCTGCTCAAGACCGGGGACCCGCGCGAGTTCCTGCTGGGGGTGCGGGCGGTGGCCGACGGGGCCGCGTACCTGTCGCCCCGGGTGGCCTCACGAGTGATCGACGAGCTCACCGGCGACAGGCTCGGCAGAAGGACCGTCGCCCTCGACCGGATCGGCGTGCTCACCAAGCGTGAGCGGGAGGTCCTCGGCCTGGTCGGCGCGGGCCTGTCCAATGCGGAGATCGCCCGCCGCCTGCACCTCGTCGAGGGCAGCGTCAAAACGTACGTGAGCACGATCCTGGGGCGGCTCGGTGTGCGCAACCGCGTGCAGGCGGCCGTCCTCGCCCATGAGGCCGGGCTGGCCGTACGGCCCTGA
- a CDS encoding phosphatase PAP2 family protein has product MHNEIEDVPDISAEWYREITEFARTTPPWFQDLAEIGTEAVLLIFAALFLGAWWRARRGDDRTMALALLAPVAMVMSYLVSEIVKNTLRIDRPCRLVHGVVTIAGCPEYGDWSLPSNHATLAGATAVALAVAWRHTLLYVPVLAALGAFSRVFVGVHFPHDILAGLLLGAVVAPLVVLTLVAPATWLVRRVREHATLRPLVAGAGGDRR; this is encoded by the coding sequence GTGCACAACGAGATCGAGGACGTCCCCGACATCAGCGCCGAGTGGTATCGGGAGATCACCGAGTTCGCCCGGACCACCCCGCCCTGGTTCCAGGATCTGGCCGAGATCGGCACGGAGGCCGTGCTGCTGATCTTCGCTGCCCTCTTCCTGGGCGCGTGGTGGCGGGCTCGGCGCGGAGACGACAGGACCATGGCGCTGGCGCTCCTCGCGCCCGTCGCGATGGTGATGTCCTACCTGGTCAGTGAGATCGTCAAGAACACGCTGCGGATCGACCGGCCCTGCCGCCTGGTCCACGGCGTCGTCACCATCGCCGGGTGCCCGGAGTACGGGGACTGGTCACTGCCCAGCAACCACGCGACCCTCGCCGGCGCCACGGCGGTGGCGCTGGCCGTCGCCTGGCGCCACACGCTGCTCTACGTGCCGGTCCTGGCGGCGCTGGGAGCCTTCTCCCGCGTCTTCGTCGGCGTCCACTTCCCGCACGACATCCTGGCGGGCCTGCTGCTCGGTGCGGTCGTGGCGCCGCTGGTCGTCCTGACCCTGGTCGCACCGGCGACCTGGCTGGTGCGGAGAGTGCGGGAGCACGCCACCCTGCGGCCGCTGGTGGCGGGCGCCGGCGGCGATCGGCGGTAG
- a CDS encoding glycoside hydrolase family 3 protein produces MKHGPELLRLADTVVLPGFEGKAPPDWLRRRLADGLAGVVLFSRNIAGPSQAADLTAALRAENPQVLVGIDEESGEVTRLEAVAGSTRPGSYALGVVDDLELTEEIARDLGRDLALAGVNLDFAPSADVNSNPDNPVIGLRSFGADPELVARHTAAWIRGLQSTGVAACAKHFPGHGDTSVDSHHGVPLVASGTEELHEVALRPFRAAIAEGVRTVMTGHLLVPAYDADMPATLSGRVLHDLLRAELGFEGVIITDGIEMTAVSGPYGIGGAAALAVAGGADAICVGGEHADEHTATAVRDAIVDAVIEGRLPEERLADAADRVRDLAIWSAPAVHHRPAPVHPGDVAIGLTAARRALRITRRSATAVLPLPAPPHVVELAPEMNLAIEKSTPWGVGEPLGKLLPGTTVTRLEAAATTGGAVEAVLAAAVDRPLVAVVRDAHRHPWQTGALNHLLAARPDTVVVEMGLPGRSDLGAVHIATHGSARVCGQAAAEVLAGDARL; encoded by the coding sequence ATGAAGCACGGCCCAGAGCTGCTCCGCCTGGCGGACACGGTCGTCCTGCCGGGGTTCGAGGGAAAGGCGCCACCTGACTGGCTCCGCCGGCGGCTGGCCGACGGCCTGGCCGGAGTGGTGCTCTTCTCCAGGAACATCGCCGGCCCGTCCCAGGCGGCCGACCTGACGGCCGCGCTCCGGGCGGAGAACCCCCAGGTCCTCGTCGGCATCGACGAGGAGTCGGGAGAGGTCACGCGCCTGGAGGCGGTGGCGGGGAGCACCCGGCCGGGGAGTTACGCCCTCGGGGTCGTCGACGACCTCGAACTGACCGAGGAGATCGCCCGCGACCTCGGCCGCGACCTCGCCCTGGCGGGGGTCAACCTCGACTTCGCCCCCTCCGCGGACGTGAACTCCAACCCAGACAACCCGGTCATCGGCCTGCGTTCCTTCGGCGCCGACCCCGAACTGGTCGCCCGGCACACCGCCGCCTGGATCCGGGGACTGCAGTCGACCGGCGTCGCGGCCTGCGCCAAACACTTCCCCGGCCACGGTGACACCTCCGTCGACTCCCACCACGGCGTCCCGCTGGTCGCGTCAGGCACCGAGGAGCTCCACGAGGTGGCGCTGCGCCCCTTCCGCGCGGCCATCGCCGAAGGCGTGCGCACGGTCATGACCGGGCACCTCCTGGTCCCCGCCTACGACGCCGACATGCCCGCCACGCTCAGCGGCCGGGTGCTGCACGACCTGCTCCGGGCCGAGTTGGGCTTCGAGGGCGTCATCATCACCGACGGCATCGAGATGACGGCCGTCTCCGGCCCCTACGGCATCGGCGGCGCCGCGGCGCTGGCCGTCGCCGGGGGCGCCGACGCGATCTGCGTGGGCGGCGAGCACGCCGACGAGCACACCGCGACCGCCGTCCGCGACGCCATCGTGGACGCCGTGATCGAGGGCCGGCTCCCCGAGGAGCGGTTGGCGGACGCGGCCGACCGGGTCCGCGACCTCGCCATCTGGAGTGCGCCCGCCGTACACCACCGCCCCGCGCCCGTCCACCCCGGCGACGTCGCGATCGGCCTGACCGCGGCCCGGCGGGCCCTGCGGATCACCCGCCGCTCCGCGACGGCGGTCCTGCCGCTGCCCGCCCCGCCACATGTCGTCGAGCTGGCCCCGGAGATGAACCTCGCCATCGAGAAGAGCACTCCCTGGGGGGTCGGGGAGCCGCTCGGCAAGCTCCTCCCCGGCACCACGGTGACCCGCCTGGAGGCCGCGGCCACCACCGGCGGCGCGGTCGAGGCCGTTCTGGCCGCCGCCGTCGACCGCCCCCTGGTCGCCGTCGTGCGCGACGCCCACCGCCACCCCTGGCAGACCGGCGCCCTGAACCACCTCCTGGCCGCCCGTCCGGACACCGTCGTGGTCGAGATGGGCCTGCCCGGCCGCTCCGACCTCGGCGCCGTCCACATCGCCACCCACGGGTCCGCCCGGGTCTGCGGCCAGGCCGCCGCCGAGGTCCTCGCCGGAGACGCCCGGCTCTGA
- a CDS encoding pentapeptide repeat-containing protein, whose product MDVARLLADEREITGVDLTEVSITEHLVEDGPPYVFRDCDLSKAEFTGASLVRASFEGCVLEGADFRHADLDGVGFSGGGGAGMRFGHAEMIDAVFTDVDLAGAVFEGALLTDASFTGCRMVGAVLSGCRGTGYRFTGCNLMLADLVGCSLRGARLEGVRLDEANLSGVDFTKAVFTECRMIGARTVETVFSKADLRGADLGTVDDTRLRSLRGAVLSSAQAAAILAERGLTVI is encoded by the coding sequence ATGGACGTGGCGCGGCTGCTCGCGGACGAGCGGGAGATAACCGGAGTGGACCTCACCGAGGTCTCGATCACCGAGCACCTGGTCGAGGACGGTCCTCCCTACGTCTTCAGGGACTGTGATCTCTCCAAGGCGGAGTTCACCGGCGCGAGCCTGGTGCGGGCCTCGTTCGAGGGATGCGTGCTGGAGGGGGCGGACTTCCGGCACGCCGACCTGGACGGAGTGGGCTTCTCCGGAGGCGGGGGGGCGGGGATGCGCTTCGGCCACGCGGAGATGATCGACGCGGTCTTCACCGACGTCGACCTCGCCGGAGCGGTCTTCGAGGGCGCGTTGCTCACCGACGCGTCCTTCACCGGCTGCCGCATGGTCGGCGCGGTGCTTTCCGGGTGCCGGGGCACCGGATACCGGTTCACCGGCTGCAACCTCATGCTGGCCGACCTGGTCGGCTGCTCGCTGCGCGGTGCCCGCCTCGAGGGTGTGCGCCTGGATGAGGCCAACCTCTCCGGCGTCGACTTCACCAAGGCGGTGTTCACCGAGTGCCGCATGATCGGTGCCCGGACCGTCGAGACGGTCTTCTCCAAGGCCGACCTCCGCGGGGCCGACCTCGGCACGGTCGACGACACCCGGCTCCGCTCGCTCCGCGGTGCGGTCCTCAGCTCCGCCCAGGCGGCCGCGATCCTCGCCGAGCGAGGTCTGACCGTCATCTAG